gaagaaaagtccATTTTTCATGGATAGTTATGATGCAAACGGAGATCATGGTGACAATCCACAACTTGAAGCATTGAAATCTCTTCAGAGTGAAGGTACACCCAAAGAGATCGCTGAGCGTCAGAAGAGTAGGGGTAATGACTTCTATAAGAGAAAGCAGTATCGGGAAGCCTTGAAGTGTTATACGGAAGGAATTGATGCACGCTGTGGAGTGAAGTTTATTGAGGCTGCGTTGTATACAAATCGGGCTGCTTGTAATTTAGAGTTTAAGAACTATGCCATGTGTATTGGTGACTGCAGAAAGTGTCTAGATAGACAGCCTAAAAACGTTAAGGCATTATTCAGGTGTTCCAAGGCTATGTTTGCCATTGAGAGGTACGAGGATGCCGAAAAAACATTGCTGTATGCAGTCtctattgatgatgagaatgtAGCTGTTAACGCAATGCTCAAGAAGGTGAGGGCGAGAATACAGGCTATTATTAAAGCTGAAGAGAGGAAAGCAAGAGCTAAGGCTgagaaggagcagaagGATAAGGCTTTGAAGGAGGCCCTTAGTTTGAGAGGAATAGTAAATCTCAGAACCAATGAGCCAGCAGATACCCCCGATGGAAGTAAGCTGCATCTTGAGGATTCGAAGGACGTCCAATCGCAGTTAATTATTCCGGCCATGGTGCTCTATCCGACAACAGATGAGTTTGACTTTGTTTCTGAAGTCAGTGAATTGACTACTCCTCTTCAATTG
This sequence is a window from Brettanomyces nanus chromosome 3, complete sequence. Protein-coding genes within it:
- a CDS encoding uncharacterized protein (BUSCO:EOG0934391Y), encoding MVEITELHDDEPIEVTTPESTMEGAPQLPPGMAEFTGKSSEEMLAELKKSPFFMDSYDANGDHGDNPQLEALKSLQSEGTPKEIAERQKSRGNDFYKRKQYREALKCYTEGIDARCGVKFIEAALYTNRAACNLEFKNYAMCIGDCRKCLDRQPKNVKALFRCSKAMFAIERYEDAEKTLLYAVSIDDENVAVNAMLKKVRARIQAIIKAEERKARAKAEKEQKDKALKEALSLRGIVNLRTNEPADTPDGSKLHLEDSKDVQSQLIIPAMVLYPTTDEFDFVSEVSELTTPLQLAEIVMDRPDSYFEDGKHTNFRPKRLEAYLETQSGGLIKVGKKVIFSKALMQAHAPLFDGILRVYLVPRIDSTNWISKWDKMKALGKRQQ